Proteins encoded within one genomic window of Myxococcus virescens:
- a CDS encoding 3'-5' exonuclease: MLPAHPDSDTTPVSALPPPLFPSIPQHLRTLAFIDLETTGLDASRHEVLEVAILRVDARSLKVLAEYEARVKPTRLADADPKALAVCGYSDAEWRNALPLEEALATVTPLLAGTLVAGHNTSFDWGFLTEGYRRTELALPGVDYHRLDTASLAWPLLATGEVESLSLNALAKRFGLHRPTPHRAMADARCALEVARCLAVRMARGGHMERLMEESGGVS, translated from the coding sequence ATGCTGCCCGCTCACCCTGATTCCGACACCACCCCTGTCTCTGCGCTCCCTCCGCCTCTCTTCCCGAGCATCCCGCAGCACCTGCGGACGCTCGCCTTCATTGACTTGGAGACGACAGGCCTGGACGCCTCCCGGCACGAGGTGCTGGAGGTGGCCATCCTCCGCGTCGACGCTCGCAGCCTCAAGGTGCTGGCGGAGTACGAGGCCCGCGTGAAGCCCACCCGGCTGGCCGATGCCGACCCCAAGGCCCTGGCCGTGTGCGGCTACTCCGACGCGGAGTGGCGGAACGCGCTGCCCCTGGAGGAAGCCCTCGCCACGGTGACGCCGCTCCTGGCGGGCACCCTCGTGGCCGGCCACAACACCAGCTTCGACTGGGGCTTCCTCACCGAGGGCTACCGCCGTACCGAGCTGGCCCTGCCCGGAGTCGACTACCACCGCCTCGACACCGCCAGTCTCGCGTGGCCGCTGCTCGCCACGGGCGAGGTGGAGTCCCTCTCCCTCAACGCCCTGGCGAAGCGCTTCGGCCTCCACCGCCCCACGCCTCACCGCGCCATGGCGGACGCTCGCTGCGCGCTGGAGGTGGCCCGCTGCCTCGCGGTGCGCATGGCCCGGGGTGGCCACATGGAGCGGCTGATGGAGGAGTCGGGAGGTGTCTCGTGA